The stretch of DNA CCGCGTCGGGGTCGCGCCCGGCGTCGGCCGCGGCCGTGCGCACCGCCCTGACCATCCACTCGGTCAGGTAGGGGTCGGCCAGCTGGAGGATGAAGCCGTCCGCCTGACGGCCCGCCAGCTCCAGTGCCCGGGGCCCGTAGGCGCCCATCCACACGGGCAGGGCGCCGTCGCGCACCCACGGCAGGCGCAGGGCCGCGCCCTCCACGTCGGCCTCCCGGCCCTCGGCCAGGTCCTTGATCGCGCGCATCGCCCGGGACAGGCGTTCCAGGGTGGCGGGTCGGCGGCCCGCCACCCGCATGGCCGAGTCGCCCCGGCCGATCCCGCACACCGTGCGGTTGCCGAACATGTCGTTCAGGGTGGCGAACAGCGAGGCGGTCACCTCCCAGGCGCGCGTGCCCGGGTTGGTCACCATGGGCCCCACGACCAGGCCGCTGGTGCGCTCCAGGATCCGGCTGTAGACGACGAAGGGCTCCTGCCAGAGCACGACCGAGTCGAAGGTCCACCCGTGGGTGAAGCCGTACCCCTCCGCGCGGACCATCCGTTCGACCAGCAGGTCGGCGGGCGGGTCGGTCTGGAGGACGAGTCCGATGTCCATGTGCTGCCCTCTCGTTCAGACCAGGTACTGGCAGGTGGACCGGGGCACGTACCGGCCGTGCCCGGCCTCGCCCAGGTAGGCGCCGCGGTCCACCACGACCCGGCCGCGCGAGAGCACGGTGCGGGCCCGGCCGGTGACCCGTCTGCCCTCGTAGGCCGAGTAGTCCACGTTCATGTGGTGCGTCTCGGCCGACAGGACCTGCTCGGCGCGTGGGTCGTAGACCACGATGTCGGCGTCCGAGCCCGGGCAGATCGTGCCCTTGGCCGGGTACAGGCCGAACATGCGGGCCGGGGTGGCGCAGGCGATCTCGATCCACCGGCGCCTGCCGATGCGGCCCTCCACCACGGCCTGGTGCAGCAGGTCCATGCGGTGCTCGACCCCGGGCATGCCGTTGGGGATCCTGGAGAAGTCGCCCCGGCCCAGCTCCTTCTGCCCGGCGAAGCAGAACGGGCAGTGGTCGGTGGAGACCACGGACAGGTCGTTGGTGCGCAGCGCTCGCCACAGGTGCTCCTGGTGCTCCCGGGGCCGCAGAGGAGTGGAGCACACGTACTTGGCGCCCTCGAATCCAGGCTCGGCGAGGTTGTCGGCGGACAGGAACAGGTACTGGGGGCAGGTCTCGCCGAACACGTTGAGCCCCATCCCGCGCGCCCGGGCCAGCTCCTCCACCGCCTCCCGCGCCGAGACGTGCACCACGTACAGCGGCGCGCCCGCCACCCGGGCGAGCTGGACGGCGCGGTGGGTGGCCTCCGACTCCAGCAGGGCCCTGCGCACCTCGCCGTGGTACCTCGGGTCGGTCCTGCCCTCGGCCAGGGCCTGCTCGACCAGCACGTCGATGGCGATGCCGTTCTCGGCGTGCACCATGGTCAGCGCGCCGTTGGCGGCGCCGCGCTGCATGGCCCGCAGGATCCGGCCGTCGTCGCTGTAGAACACGCCCGGGTAGGCCATGAACAGCTTGAACGAGGTCACGCCCTCGCCGACGAGGGCGTCCATCTCCCCGAGCGAGGAGGCGTTGACGTCGGAGAGGATCGCGTGGAAGGCGTAGTCCACCGCGCAGTTGCCCTCGGCCTTGGCCATCCACGCGTCCACGCCCGCGCGCACCGACTCCCCGGGCCGCTGGATGGCGAAGTCGACGATCGTGGTGGTGCCGCCCCAGGCTGCGGCCCGGGTGCCCGTCTCGAAGGTGTCGGAGGAGGAGGTGCCGCCGAAGGGCATCTCCATGTGGGTGTGGCCGTCCACCCCGCCGGGGACGACGTAGTGCCCGGCGGCGTCGATGACCTCGGCGCCGCTGTCGGCCCAGGAGCGGGCGGCGTCGCTGCCGCGCAGCGCGAGCGCGGCCACCCTCTCGCCCTCCACCAGGACGTCGGCCTCGGTCTCCTCGGCCGCGGTGACGACCAGGCCGCCGCGGATGACGGTGCGTCGTGCCATGCCGCGCCCCCTCAGCCCCGGACCAGCGGGCCGTAGGCGTCGGGCCTGCGGTCGCGGTAGAAGGCCCACTGCCGGCGGACCTCGTCGACCAGGTCCAGGTCCAGGTCGCGTACGACCAGCTCGGCGGAGGTGTCGGAGGCGACGTCGCCGACGAACTGCCCGCGCGGGTCGGCGAAGTAGCTGGTGCCGTAGAAGTCGTTGTCGCCGTACTCCTCCACGCCCACGCGGTTGATCGCGGCGACGAAGTAGGCGTTGGCCACGGCCGCCGCGGTCTGCTCCAGCTTCCACAGGTGGGCGGACAGGCCGCGGCTGGTCGCGGACGGGTTGTACACCAGCTGGGCTCCGGCCAGCCCCAGGGCCCGCCAGCCCT from Nocardiopsis dassonvillei subsp. dassonvillei DSM 43111 encodes:
- a CDS encoding TIGR03842 family LLM class F420-dependent oxidoreductase — protein: MDIGLVLQTDPPADLLVERMVRAEGYGFTHGWTFDSVVLWQEPFVVYSRILERTSGLVVGPMVTNPGTRAWEVTASLFATLNDMFGNRTVCGIGRGDSAMRVAGRRPATLERLSRAMRAIKDLAEGREADVEGAALRLPWVRDGALPVWMGAYGPRALELAGRQADGFILQLADPYLTEWMVRAVRTAAADAGRDPDAVTVCVAAPAYVTDGSERGLAHAREQCRWFGGMVGNHVADLVARYGDSSDAVPRELTDYVRARRGYDYSHHGRADNPDTAFVPDGIVDRFCLVGPVEEHVEKLERLREAGVDQFAVYAMHDDVDGVIEAYGRHVVPAVS
- the hydA gene encoding dihydropyrimidinase, whose translation is MARRTVIRGGLVVTAAEETEADVLVEGERVAALALRGSDAARSWADSGAEVIDAAGHYVVPGGVDGHTHMEMPFGGTSSSDTFETGTRAAAWGGTTTIVDFAIQRPGESVRAGVDAWMAKAEGNCAVDYAFHAILSDVNASSLGEMDALVGEGVTSFKLFMAYPGVFYSDDGRILRAMQRGAANGALTMVHAENGIAIDVLVEQALAEGRTDPRYHGEVRRALLESEATHRAVQLARVAGAPLYVVHVSAREAVEELARARGMGLNVFGETCPQYLFLSADNLAEPGFEGAKYVCSTPLRPREHQEHLWRALRTNDLSVVSTDHCPFCFAGQKELGRGDFSRIPNGMPGVEHRMDLLHQAVVEGRIGRRRWIEIACATPARMFGLYPAKGTICPGSDADIVVYDPRAEQVLSAETHHMNVDYSAYEGRRVTGRARTVLSRGRVVVDRGAYLGEAGHGRYVPRSTCQYLV